A stretch of DNA from Bacillus sp. NP157:
ACCAGGTGATCGGCAAGCTGCGCGGCATGGCGCACGACCTCGCCGGCCTGTCGCTGCTCGCGCGCACCCACGGCCAGACCGCCTCGCCGACCACCATGGGCAAGGAACTGGCCAACGTCGTCGCGCGCCTGGAGCGCCAGCGCAAGCAGCTCGTCGCCATCGAGATCCCGGGCAAGATCAACGGCGCCGTCGGCAACTACAACGCGCACGTGATCTCCTACCCGGCCGTCGACTGGCCGGTGCTCGCCGCAGGCTTCGTCGAAGGCCTCGGCCTCACCTTCAACCCGTACACCACGCAGATCGAACCGCACGACGGCATCGCCGAGTTCGCCGACGTGCTGCGCCGGATCAACATCATCCTCATCGACCTCGCCCGCGACATCTGGGGTTATATCTCGCTGGGCTATTTCCGCCAGGCGCTGAAGGCCGGCGAAGTCGGTTCATCGACGATGCCACACAAGGTCAACCCGATCGACTTCGAAAACGCCGAAGGCAACTTCGGCCTGGCCAACGCCCTGCTCGGCCACTTCGCCGAAAAGCTGCCGATCAGCCGCTGGCAGCGCGACCTCACCGACTCCACCGTGCTCCGTGCACTGGGTACCGCGTTCGGCCACTCGCTGGTCGCACTGGAATCGCTGATGAAGGGCCTGGGCAAGCTCAACGTCAACGCCGAGCGCATCGCCGCCGACCTCGACAACAGCTGGGAAGTCCTCGCCGAAGCCGTGCAGACGGTGATGCGCCGCTACGGCCTGCCGGAACCCTACGAACAGCTCAAGGCCCTCACCCGCGGCCAGGGCATCACGAAGGAATCGATGCGCACCTTCATCGACAGCCTCGACATGCCCGCCGACGCGAAGAAGGCGCTCGCGGAGCTCACCCCCGCCACCTACATCGGCCTCGCCGACAAGCTGGCCAAAGCCATCTGACCGATCCACGGATGCGAACGATCAAAAGCCCGGCCATGCCGGGCTTTTGTTTGGCCAGTCATCCGTGCATTGGACGTGCGCTGCCTCAGCCATTACGTTCTCCCAGGCTGTCGCCCTGACGGACGCAGACCTCACCTGAAAGGATATCCGGGATGAAAACCTTCGCTACCGTCGTTGCGCTCTGCCTTGTCGCAATGCCTACCATCGTCTCGGCATTCGATGACTCGACGGAGCAAGCCTTGAGGCACTCGGCACCGAAAGGCATCACGGAAGCGTTTTTCGCCTGCACGAAGAAAACCGGCTTCGACAAGGCAGAGCTTTCCAACTGCATCTCGACGGAACTCAAGGTGCAAGACCGCCGCCTCAACAAAGCTTACAGCGCACTGATGACGCATCTGGACGACAAGTCCAAGGCTAGCCTGCGAGCAGCCGAGCGGGCATGGCTCGATTTCAACGTGAAGTCGATCACGGCAGAGACCGACATCGGCGGAACGAACCAGACGACGGATCTCGATGTGGCACAGGCCGAGCTGTATCGATACTGCGACCGCGCGAACGTCCTCGAGCGCTATCTATTCGGACTCGGTTTGTAGGCGAAGAGCAACGCCACCTGGTCATCGGCAGTCGAGCCGCACGCAGGCGCTCCAGCCAGCTTGCCCCAGTGATGAAGAGAGCCCTCGGTGCCTACCCTCGAGGCGAGTTCCGCACAAGCGAGCGGCCGAAGGCCATATAAATACATGGGCCGCGGCTGCGGCCATCCTTATCGAGCGCGGAGGACCTGTCTGAGCAGCGAGGGTAGGCACCGAGGGCTGTCCTGCGGCCAGGTTCGAGCGCCGCGCGGACGGCCATCGCGCGCAGGCGCGCTCCTACAGGGCGGCGGTTCGGCCGAAGGCCGTGGGGGCATGCGCCGCGAAGCGGCGAACCGATACAATCCCGCCCATGGCTATCAAGACCCCCACCCGCAAGCCCCTCCCCATCGAAGTCCGTGGCAACGCCACGCAGCCGCTGGGCATGAGCGCCACGCAATTCCTACGCGACTACTGGCAGAAGCGACCGCTACTTATCCGCAATGCCTTCCCCGGATTCGAGGCACCGATCCAGCCCAACGACCTGGCCGGCCTGGCCTGCGAGGAAGGAGTTCTGGCCCGCCTGATCATCCACGACGAAAAGCGCGACAGGTGGACGGTAAAGAACGGCCCGTTCGACGAGGCCGAATTCGGCAAGACCCCCAAGCGTGACTGGACCCTGCTCGTCCAGGACGTCGACAAATGGGACGCCGACGTGGCCGCCCTGCTCGAAACCTTCGCCTTCCTGCCCAGCTGGCGGGTCGACGACGTGATGATCTCCTATGCCGAGGACGGCGGTGGCGTCGGCGCCCACGTCGACCAGTACGACGTCTTCCTGCTGCAGGGCATCGGCGAGCGCCACTGGGCGATCAGCGACGACCCGGACGCGCCGCTGGACTTCCGCAACGACGTGGAGCTCAAGCAGCTGCAAACGTTCGAACCGACCCACGAATGGCTGTTGGAGCCGGGCGACATGCTGTACCTGCCGCCGGGCGTCCCGCACGATGGCGTGGCCATCGGCAACTGCATGACCCTGTCGATCGGCATGCGCGCACCCTCGCAGGCCGAGCTCACGGGCGACCTCGCCGACTTCCTCGCCGAGCGGATGCCCGAGGAACTGCGCTACACCGACGCCGACCTCACGCCCGCAAAGCGTGCCGGCGAGATCGATGCCGCCGCATTGAACCGCCTGCGCCAGGCCCTGCCCTTCGCCGCCGCGCTCGACCGCGACCTGCTGGCGGAATGGTTCGGCCGCTTCATCACCCGCTACCGCAACGCCCAGGAAGCCGCGCCCCCGCCGAAGGCGACCACTGCCGCCGCGCTGGACAAGGCCCTCGACGGCGGCTCGACCTTCGTCCGCCACCCGTTCGCCCGCCTGGCCTGGGTCCGCGGCAAGAAAGACGCCACGCTCTACGTCAGCGGCAGCGCGTACGAGTGCCCGGCCGACCTCGCCGAAACGCTGTCGGGTCAGCGCGAAGCCACCTTCGACAAGGCCCCCGGCGCGGCCGGCAAGGCCGTCCTGCTGGCCCTCGTCAACGACGGCCACCTCGGCATCCGCAAGGGCCGCCGTCGGTGACCGGGGCGGCGGACATGAAGCTGGAGGCCGTCGACCGGGCTGGCCTCGAAGCCGCCCATGTCCGCCTCCTCAGCGGCGCCCGCTACCGGGCGTCGATCTACCTGCCGGTGATGGACGCCGGCGTGCTGGAGAGTGATGAGGCCATGGCCGAGCTGCGCCGGCTGGCCACCAGTGGCCGGCATGCCCGCATCCGGATCCTGACCCACGATGCCAACCGCGCCCATCGCGACGGACATCGCCTGGTCGCCCTCGCCCAACGCCTGCCGACGGCGGTCGCCATCCGCGTGCCCACCGACGAAACCCACCTGCATTACGGCTCCGCCTTCACCGTGGACGAGCTCAGTGCGTTTCTGTTCAGGCCCGTGGCCAGCCGCTTCGATGCAGAGGGCTCGCTCGATGCGGCGGGTGAGACCTCTCGATTAATGGCCTATTTCGACGAAGTCTGGGAGCGGGCCGAGCCGGCTTGGCAGATAAGACCACTGGGTATTTGATATCTCAGACATACGGCAAAAGCGTTGGCGCGGTGCAATGACGCAGGGCTATACTTAACGGATTCTTTGCCGCGGGCGCGTCTTCCCCTCCACCCGCGACAGCCCGCCCTTTCCGTGTGTGCCGGTGGTGACGTGAGCGCAAACCTGATCCGCGAATTTTCCGAATCTTCCCAGCTCGCTGGCGGCAACGCCGATTACGTAGAGCAGATCTACGAAGCCTGGCTGGCCGATCCCGGCTCTGTCCCGGCCGAATGGGATTCCTATTTCAAGTCGTTCAAGGGCCGCGAAGCCGGCGATATCGCCCATTCCGGCGCCATTGCCCGCATCGAAGCCGCGCAGAAACAGCGCCGCGCGGGTGGGACGACCACCGTCGCCGCTCCGGCTGACAATGCCTATGCGCAGAAACAGGCCGGTGTCCTCCGCCTGCTCACGGCCTACCGCTCGCGTGGCCACCTGGCCGCCCAGCTGGATCCGCTCGGCCTGACCGCGCCCGACGTGGATGCGCCGGACCTCGGCCTCGCCTTCCACGGCCTGACCGACGCCGACCTCAACACCGAATTCGATTGCGGCACCTTCGCCGGCGGTGGCCAGCGCATGACGCTGCGCGACCTCTGGTCGAAGCTGAAGGCGATCTACACCGGCACCGTCGGTGCCGAGTTCATGTACATCTCCGACTACGACCAGCGCTCCTGGATCTATTCGCGCCTTGAAAAGGCCGCCGGCAAGCCGGGGCTGGAAAAGAGCGAGAAGGTGCGCGTGCTCGAAGCACTGACCGCGGCCGAAGGCCTCGAGCGCTACCTGCACACCAAGTACGTCGGCCAGAAGCGCTTCTCGCTGGAAGGTGGCGACAGCCTCATCCCGATGATGGATGACGTGGTCCGTGCCGCCGGCGACAACGGCGTCAAGGAAGTCATCATCGGCATGGCCCACCGCGGCCGCCTGAACGTGCTGGTCAACATCCTCGGCAAGGCCCCGTCGCAGCTGTTCAACGAGTTCGAAGGCAAGTTCGAGCACGACGACAGCCCGATGCACACGGGCGACGTGAAATACCACCTCGGCTTCTCGGCCGACGTAAAGACCCCGAACGGCGGCGTGCATGTCGCGCTGGCGTTCAACCCGTCGCACCTGGAAATCGTCAACCCGGTGGTCGCCGGCTCCGTGCATGCCCGCCAGGGCCGTCGCCGCGACACCGCGCGCGAGAAGTCGCTGGCCGTGCTCATCCACGGCGACGCCGCGTTCGCCGGCCAGGGCGTCGGCATGGAACTGATGCAGATGTCGCAGGCCCGTGGCTTCGCCATCGGCGGCACGCTGCACCTGGTGATCAACAACCAGGTCGGTTTCACCACCTCCAAGCGCGAAGATTCCCGTTCCACGCTGTACTGCACCGACCTGGCCAAGATGGTCAACGCGCCGGTGTTCCACGTGAACGGCGACGATCCGGAAGCCGTGATCCAGGTCACCCGCCTGGCCTACGAGTTCCGCAAGCAGTTCAAGAAGGACGTGGTGATCGACCTCGTCTGCTACCGCCGCCACGGCCACAACGAGGCCGACGAACCGGCAGCGACGCAGCCGCTGATGTACCAGGTGATCCGCAAGCGCCCGACCACCCGCGACCTGTATGCACAGTCGCTGGTGAAGTCGAGCACGATCGGTGCGGACGACGGCCAGAAGATGCTCGACGATTACCGCGGCCGCCTCGAAAAGGGCGCCTCGCTGATCTCGATCGAGCCGAACCCCACCCGCGACATCCCGGTGGACTGGACCCGCTTCGTCGGCAACGCGCTGTCGATGGACGTCAAGACCGGCGTCTCGCGCGAGGTGATGTCGAAGGTGCTGGACACCATCCTCACCATCCCGCCGAACGTCACCCTGCACGCCCGCGTCGCCAAGATCTACGACGACCGTCGCAAGATGGCCTCGGGCGAGCTCCCGGGTGACTGGGGCTTCGCGGAAAACCTCGCCTACGGCACGCTCATCGCCGAAGGCAACGACCTGCGCATCGTCGGCCAGGACGCCGGCCGCGGCACGTTCTTCCACCGTCACGCGGTGCTGCACGACCAGAACAGCGACGACACCTACATGCCGCTGGCGAAGGTGCGCGAAGACGCCCGCGTCGACGTCATCGACTCGCTGCTCTCCGAAGAAGCCGTCATGGCGTTCGAGTACGGTGAAGCCACCACCTCGCCCGACCAGCTCACCATCTGGGAAGGCCAGTTCGGCGACTTCGCCAACGGCGCCCAGGTCGTGATCGACCAGTTCATCAGCTCGGGCGAAGCCAAGTGGGACCGTCTCTGCGGCCTCACCCTGCTGCTGCCGCACGGCCAGGAAGGCGCAGGCCCGGAGCATTCCTCCGCCCGCCTCGAACGCTTCCTGCAGCTGTGCGCGCTGGACAACATGCAGGTCTGCGTGCCGACCACCCCGGCCCAGGCGTTCCACATGATCCGCCGCCAGCAGGTGCGCCCGGTGCGCAAGCCGCTGATCGTGATGACGCCGAAGTCGCTGCTGCGCCACAAGCTGGCCGTGTCCACGCTGGACGAGCTGGCCAACGGCAAGTTCCAGCTGGTGATCGGCGAGCACCGCGACCTGCAGGCGAAGAAGGTCAAGCGCGTGGTGCTGTGCTCGGGCAAGGTCTACTACGACATGCTCGAGGAAGCCGACAAGAAGGGCATCACCGACGTGGCGATCGTGCGCGTCGAGCAGCTGTATCCGTTCCCGCGTCCGGAAGTCTCGGCCGAACTGGAAAAGTACCCTTCCGCGAAGGAAGTGGTGTGGTGCCAGGAAGAGCCGATGAACCAGGGTGCATGGTTCCAGATCCGTCACCACCTGCAGGCCTGCATCGGTCCGAAGCAGAGCCTGTCCTATGCGGGACGCTCGCGCTCGCCGTCGCCGGCACCGGGCCATCTCAACACCTACCTCGCCGAACAGGCAGCGCTTGTCGAGCAAGCGCTCGTCGCGCCTGTCGGCACCGATCACGCAGCGGAGTAAGGCAAGCATGTCCATCGAAGTCAAAGTCCCGGTCCTGCCCGAGTCGGTCTCCGACGCGCTCATCGCCACCTGGCACAAGAAGGCCGGCGACGCGGTCAAGCGCGACGAAAACCTGCTGGATCTCGAAACCGACAAGGTCGTGCTCGAAGTGCCCTCGCCGGTCGACGGCGTGCTGAAGGAGATCAAGTTCGAGGAAGGCTCGACGGTCACCAGCAGCCAGGTTATTGCCGTGATCGAGGAAGGCGCCGCCGCTGCCGCGCCCGCCCCGGCCGCCGCTGCCCCGGCTCCGGCCGCCGCCGAAGCCCCTAAGGCTGAGAAGACCGACGCGCCGAAGGGCGTGGACGAGCTCTCGCCGGCCGGCCGCCGCGTCGCCGTGGAAGACAACATCGACCCGTCCAAGGTCGCTGGCACGGGCCGCGATGGCCGCGTGACCAAGGAAGACCTGGTCAACGCCGGCAAGGGCGGCAGCGCCCCGGCCGCCGCCGCGGCGGCCCCGGCAGCGAAGCCGACCCCGGGTTCGCGTCCGGAAGAGCGCGTGCCGATGACCCGCATCCGCACCCGCATCGCCGAGCGCCTGATGCAGTCGAAGAACTCGATCGCGATGCTCACCTCGTTCAACGAAGTGAACCTCGCCGAGGTGGTCAAGCTGCGCAAGTCGCTGGGCGAGCAGTTCGAGAAGGCCAACGGCGTGAAGCTGGGCTTCATGAGCTTCTTCGTGAAGGCCGCCACCGAAGCGCTCAAGCGCTACCCGGTGATCAACGCCTCGGTCGACGGTTCGGACATCATCTACCACGGCTACCAGGACATCTCGATCGCCGTGTCGACCGAGAAGGGCCTCGTGACCCCGGTGCTGCGCGACGTGCAGGACATGTCGTTCGCCGACGTCGAGAAGGGCATCATCGGCTACGCCAAGAAGGCGCGTGACGGCAAGCTGGGCCTGGACGACCTCCAGGGCGGCACCTTCACCATCACCAACGGCGGCACCTTCGGCTCGCTGCTCTCCACCCCGATCGTGAACCCGCCGCAGAGCGCCATCCTCGGCATGCACACGATCAAGGAGCGCCCGATCGTCGAGAACGGCCAGGTCATCGCCGCGCCGATGATGTACATCGCCCTCTCGTACGACCATCGCATCATCGATGGCAAGGACGCGGTGCTCTTCCTGGTCGACATCAAGAACCAGCTGGAAAACCCGCAGCGGATGCTGCTCGGCCTCTGATGGTCGGTTAAACGCCAGATGTGAAGGCGGGAGTCGAGAGGCTCCCGTTTTCATGTTCCGACCCCATATCGGGCGGTAGCCAACTACCGCCAGCATCACCCGGAGCAAGAGCTATGAGCGACAAGTTCGACGTCATCGTCATCGGTGCGGGCCCCGCCGGCTATGTGGCCGCGATCCGCGCCGCGCAGCTGGGCCTGAAGACCGCCGTGGTCGACGCCTTCGTCGGCAAGGACGGCAAGGCGGCCCTCGGCGGCACCTGCCTCAACGTCGGTTGCATCCCGTCCAAGGCGCTGCTGGATTCGTCCAAGCAGTTCCACAACCTGACGCACAACTTCAAGGATCACGGCATCACCGCCGAGAACCCGAAGATCGACATCGGCACGTTCATCGGCCGCAAGGACAAGATCGTCAAGCAGTTCACCGGCGGCGTGACCATGCTGTTCAAGGCGAACAAGGTCACCTCGTTCTTCGGCAAGGGCAAGCTGCTCAAGGGCAACGAAGTCGAAGTCACCGGCAACGACGGCACCGTGTCGAAGATCTCCGCGACCAACGTCATCCTCGCCTCGGGCTCGGTGCCCATCGAGCTGCCGTTCGCGAAGTTCGACGGCAAGCACATCATCGACAACGCCGGCGCGCTGGACCTGACCGACGTACCCAAGCGCATGGGCGTGATCGGCGCCGGCGTCATCGGCCTGGAGCTGGGCAGCGTGTGGAAGCGCCTCGGCGCCGAAGTCACCGTGCTCGAAGCACTGCCGAAGTTCCTCGCCGTGGCTGACCAGGACATCGCCAAGATGGCCGCGCGTGAGTTCGCCAAGCAGGGCCTCGACATCAAGGTCAACGCCAAGGTCACCGCCGCCGAAGTGAAGGGCGACGAAGTCCATGTCAGCTACACCGACAAGGACGGTGCCGCGCAGTCGCTGGTCGTCGACAAGCTGCTGGTCGCCGTGGGCCGCCGCGCCTACACCGCCGGCCTGCTGGCCGACGACACCGGCGTGAAGCTGGACGAGCGTGGCCGCATCGTGGTCGACGAGCATAACCACACCGGCGTGGACGGCGTGTGGGCCATCGGCGACGCCGTGCGCGGCCCGATGCTTGCGCACAAGGGTTCCGAGGAAGGCGTCATGGTGGCCGAGCTGATCGCCGGCAAGCCGGGCCACGTCAACCTCGACACCGTGCCGTGGGTCATCTACACCGAGCCGGAAATCGCCTGGGTCGGCAAGACCGAAGAGCAGCTGAAGGAAGAAGGCATCCCCTACAAGACGGGCGCCTTCCCGTTCGCCGCCAACGGCCGTGCCGTGGCGATGAACGAAGGCATCGGCCAGGTGAAGATGATCGCCCACGCCGAAACCGACCGGATCCTCGGCGTGCACATGGTCGGCCCGGTCGTCTCCGAGCTGATCCACGAGTGCGTCGTGGCGATGGAGTTCAAGGGCTCGTCGGAAGACCTCGCCCGCATCGTCCACGCCCACCCGGCCCTGTCGGAAGTCGTGCACGAAGCCGCCCTGTCGGTCGACAAGCGCGCCATCCACAAGGGCAACTAAGCCTGCGTGAAAGAGCCCGCCCGTGCGAGTAGCATGGGCGGGCTTTTTCGTTTCCAGCAACCGGTGTTTTTGTAGGAGCGCGCCTGCGCGCGACATCTTTTCGCGCATACGCCCAGGTCCCGGCCCAGGTCCCGGCCCAGGCCCCGCTACACAGAGCCTTTTCCATCGGACCAGATCCGTGCAATGGAATCGGATCCGTAGCATCGGACCAGATCCGATCGCGCGCAGGCGCGCTCCTACAAACACATCGAGAAGGATTGGCATCATGCGCGACATCAAGGCCCTCTGCGTCTACTGCGGCTCCAGCAGCGGTTCGCGGCCCGAGTACACCGAAGCCGCCACGGCGTTCGGCACCCGCCTGGCGAAGGAAAACATCGCCCTCGTCTACGGCGGCGGCAAGGTCGGCCTCATGGGCACCGTTGCCGACGCGGTGATCGCCGCGGGTGGTCGCGTCATCGGCGTCATCCCACGCCAGCTTGTCGAGAAGGAAGTCGCCCACACCGGCCTCTCCGAGCTGCACGTCGTCGAAACCATGCACCAGCGCAAGACGCGCATGTACGAACTGTCCGACGCCTTCGTCGCCCTGCCCGGTGGCTTCGGCACCATGGACGAAATGTTCGAGATGCTGACCTGGGCGCAGCTTGGCCTGCACACCTATCCGTGTGGTTTCCTCAACGTGCTCGGCTTCTACAGCGGCCTGTCGGCAAGCATGGACCACATGGTGGCCGAAGGCTTCGTCAAGCAGGTCCAGCGCGAACAGGTCTGGTTCGGCGAAAGCATCGATGCACTGTTCGACTGGATGAAGACCTACGAGTCCACCTACACCCCGAAGTGGATCACGAAGGAATCCGTGTAAAGGAGAGATCCATGACGCAGCTGAAAGCTTTCCGCATCAACAACGACGCCAGCG
This window harbors:
- a CDS encoding cupin domain-containing protein; translated protein: MAIKTPTRKPLPIEVRGNATQPLGMSATQFLRDYWQKRPLLIRNAFPGFEAPIQPNDLAGLACEEGVLARLIIHDEKRDRWTVKNGPFDEAEFGKTPKRDWTLLVQDVDKWDADVAALLETFAFLPSWRVDDVMISYAEDGGGVGAHVDQYDVFLLQGIGERHWAISDDPDAPLDFRNDVELKQLQTFEPTHEWLLEPGDMLYLPPGVPHDGVAIGNCMTLSIGMRAPSQAELTGDLADFLAERMPEELRYTDADLTPAKRAGEIDAAALNRLRQALPFAAALDRDLLAEWFGRFITRYRNAQEAAPPPKATTAAALDKALDGGSTFVRHPFARLAWVRGKKDATLYVSGSAYECPADLAETLSGQREATFDKAPGAAGKAVLLALVNDGHLGIRKGRRR
- the odhB gene encoding 2-oxoglutarate dehydrogenase complex dihydrolipoyllysine-residue succinyltransferase; protein product: MSIEVKVPVLPESVSDALIATWHKKAGDAVKRDENLLDLETDKVVLEVPSPVDGVLKEIKFEEGSTVTSSQVIAVIEEGAAAAAPAPAAAAPAPAAAEAPKAEKTDAPKGVDELSPAGRRVAVEDNIDPSKVAGTGRDGRVTKEDLVNAGKGGSAPAAAAAAPAAKPTPGSRPEERVPMTRIRTRIAERLMQSKNSIAMLTSFNEVNLAEVVKLRKSLGEQFEKANGVKLGFMSFFVKAATEALKRYPVINASVDGSDIIYHGYQDISIAVSTEKGLVTPVLRDVQDMSFADVEKGIIGYAKKARDGKLGLDDLQGGTFTITNGGTFGSLLSTPIVNPPQSAILGMHTIKERPIVENGQVIAAPMMYIALSYDHRIIDGKDAVLFLVDIKNQLENPQRMLLGL
- the lpdA gene encoding dihydrolipoyl dehydrogenase, encoding MSDKFDVIVIGAGPAGYVAAIRAAQLGLKTAVVDAFVGKDGKAALGGTCLNVGCIPSKALLDSSKQFHNLTHNFKDHGITAENPKIDIGTFIGRKDKIVKQFTGGVTMLFKANKVTSFFGKGKLLKGNEVEVTGNDGTVSKISATNVILASGSVPIELPFAKFDGKHIIDNAGALDLTDVPKRMGVIGAGVIGLELGSVWKRLGAEVTVLEALPKFLAVADQDIAKMAAREFAKQGLDIKVNAKVTAAEVKGDEVHVSYTDKDGAAQSLVVDKLLVAVGRRAYTAGLLADDTGVKLDERGRIVVDEHNHTGVDGVWAIGDAVRGPMLAHKGSEEGVMVAELIAGKPGHVNLDTVPWVIYTEPEIAWVGKTEEQLKEEGIPYKTGAFPFAANGRAVAMNEGIGQVKMIAHAETDRILGVHMVGPVVSELIHECVVAMEFKGSSEDLARIVHAHPALSEVVHEAALSVDKRAIHKGN
- a CDS encoding 2-oxoglutarate dehydrogenase E1 component; the encoded protein is MSANLIREFSESSQLAGGNADYVEQIYEAWLADPGSVPAEWDSYFKSFKGREAGDIAHSGAIARIEAAQKQRRAGGTTTVAAPADNAYAQKQAGVLRLLTAYRSRGHLAAQLDPLGLTAPDVDAPDLGLAFHGLTDADLNTEFDCGTFAGGGQRMTLRDLWSKLKAIYTGTVGAEFMYISDYDQRSWIYSRLEKAAGKPGLEKSEKVRVLEALTAAEGLERYLHTKYVGQKRFSLEGGDSLIPMMDDVVRAAGDNGVKEVIIGMAHRGRLNVLVNILGKAPSQLFNEFEGKFEHDDSPMHTGDVKYHLGFSADVKTPNGGVHVALAFNPSHLEIVNPVVAGSVHARQGRRRDTAREKSLAVLIHGDAAFAGQGVGMELMQMSQARGFAIGGTLHLVINNQVGFTTSKREDSRSTLYCTDLAKMVNAPVFHVNGDDPEAVIQVTRLAYEFRKQFKKDVVIDLVCYRRHGHNEADEPAATQPLMYQVIRKRPTTRDLYAQSLVKSSTIGADDGQKMLDDYRGRLEKGASLISIEPNPTRDIPVDWTRFVGNALSMDVKTGVSREVMSKVLDTILTIPPNVTLHARVAKIYDDRRKMASGELPGDWGFAENLAYGTLIAEGNDLRIVGQDAGRGTFFHRHAVLHDQNSDDTYMPLAKVREDARVDVIDSLLSEEAVMAFEYGEATTSPDQLTIWEGQFGDFANGAQVVIDQFISSGEAKWDRLCGLTLLLPHGQEGAGPEHSSARLERFLQLCALDNMQVCVPTTPAQAFHMIRRQQVRPVRKPLIVMTPKSLLRHKLAVSTLDELANGKFQLVIGEHRDLQAKKVKRVVLCSGKVYYDMLEEADKKGITDVAIVRVEQLYPFPRPEVSAELEKYPSAKEVVWCQEEPMNQGAWFQIRHHLQACIGPKQSLSYAGRSRSPSPAPGHLNTYLAEQAALVEQALVAPVGTDHAAE
- a CDS encoding TIGR00730 family Rossman fold protein, with protein sequence MKALCVYCGSSSGSRPEYTEAATAFGTRLAKENIALVYGGGKVGLMGTVADAVIAAGGRVIGVIPRQLVEKEVAHTGLSELHVVETMHQRKTRMYELSDAFVALPGGFGTMDEMFEMLTWAQLGLHTYPCGFLNVLGFYSGLSASMDHMVAEGFVKQVQREQVWFGESIDALFDWMKTYESTYTPKWITKESV
- a CDS encoding DUF1311 domain-containing protein codes for the protein MKTFATVVALCLVAMPTIVSAFDDSTEQALRHSAPKGITEAFFACTKKTGFDKAELSNCISTELKVQDRRLNKAYSALMTHLDDKSKASLRAAERAWLDFNVKSITAETDIGGTNQTTDLDVAQAELYRYCDRANVLERYLFGLGL
- the purB gene encoding adenylosuccinate lyase, which codes for MSHATLTALSPLDGRYASKSGSLRPIFSEFGLMHRRVHVEIHWLLALARHPGIVELPEFPADSVARLEAIANDFSVDDGERIKAIEATTNHDVKAVEYFIKEKIGNEAALAQAKEFVHFACTSEDINNLAYSLMLRDARETVLLPSLDQVIGKLRGMAHDLAGLSLLARTHGQTASPTTMGKELANVVARLERQRKQLVAIEIPGKINGAVGNYNAHVISYPAVDWPVLAAGFVEGLGLTFNPYTTQIEPHDGIAEFADVLRRINIILIDLARDIWGYISLGYFRQALKAGEVGSSTMPHKVNPIDFENAEGNFGLANALLGHFAEKLPISRWQRDLTDSTVLRALGTAFGHSLVALESLMKGLGKLNVNAERIAADLDNSWEVLAEAVQTVMRRYGLPEPYEQLKALTRGQGITKESMRTFIDSLDMPADAKKALAELTPATYIGLADKLAKAI